The window CGCTGTGACCAGATGGCCTGGCACCTTTTGTTGGTGGTGGCCGTCGCTGGCTACCGCGCCATCGGCACCGAGTTTGAGCACCACTTGGGCCGCACCTTGGGCGTGGCTCCAGTCGATGATGTCGGCGGCTTGGGTGAGGCCCGTGAGGGCGGTCATGTCTTCCAAGCTGGGCAAAAACAGATCACACAGACCCACGGCCTGGCGGATGCAGGCCTGCGCCCGGGCCAGGGGCCACAGGGACAAGCGCAAATTCGAGTCGAGGGCCACCCGTGTGCCGTGGCTTTGGGCATGCGCCATGGCCGCCAAAGCCGTGTCGCAGGCCGAGGCGGAAATAGCCAGCGATATGCCCGACAGGTGCAGCCATTGGCTGCTGACGATGGCGTCATGCCAGTGCGTCAGGTCTTGCGGCTGCATATGGCTCGCGGCCGATCCGGCACGCGCGTAGCTGAAATGGTGGCCTTGTGCGTCGTGGCTCACAAAGTACATGCCGGTGGGCGCTTGTGCGTCGCGCAGCACGCGGGTGGTGTTCACGTTTTCGTTCTGCCACAGGTCCATGAGGCGCTCGCCCCAGCGGTCGGTGCCCAAGCGGCTCAGGTAGGCCACGCGTGCGCCCGCTCGGGCCGCGGCAATGGCAGCGTTGCTGGTGTCGCCGCCAAAGCCTTGCAGGTACATGGGCGGCTCGTTGGGGGCTTGTCCCAGTTGCTGGTTGAACTCGATCATGGCTTCACCCAGGGCCACGATATCGAGGGTTTTGGAGGGGTTTTTCATGAGGAAAAATGCACAAAGGGCTCAACGCACGGTGGGAGAATCGAAGCCAAATTGTCCACGTGGTGAATGGAGCAAAGCGACATGGAACACGATTTTGTACTGAACTCGGCTTGCAAGGGCTTTCCCTTGGCAGCCGAGCCTTGCGCGGTGTCTCAGCTGGGCGCACGCGGCTGGCGCTTGCTCGATGACGCGTTGGCTTACCCGGTGGCCGTGCTGCGCCGCCCGGCGCTGGCACACAACCTGGCCTGGATGCAGGCCTTTGTGCAGCGCAAAGGGGTGGCGTTGGCCCCGCACGGCAAGACCACCATGTCGCCCGAGTTGTTTCGCATGCAACTGCAAGCCGGGGCTTGGGGCCTGACCTTTGCCAACGTGCACCAGTTGCGTGTGGGCCTGGCCGCAGGTGCACAACGCGCCATCATCGCCAACCAGTTGGTGTCGGACGCCGACCTGGATGGCTTGGACTTGTTGTTGAACCAGTACCCACAAGCGCGTGTTTGGTTTTTGGTCGATTCGCTGGCGCAGTTGCGGACCTTGGCCGACTGGGGCGCACGGCGCGGTCAGCCGCGTTGTTGGGATGTGCTGTTGGAGTTGGGCATCGCGGGCTACCGCACGGGCTGTCGCACCCACGAACAGGCCCTGGCTTTGGCTCAGGCCATGGCCGAGTCGGGCGTGGTTCGCCTGGGTGGGGTGGAGTGCTACGAGGGTGGGCTGGGCCAATGCGACAGTGCCCACGACATCGAGGCCGTGAGTGCGCTGGTGCGCAGCGTGCAGGCGCTTGTGCAACAAATTGATGAACAGCACCTGTGGGGCGGTGATGAGGTTTTGTTGTCGGCAGGCGGCTCGGCGGTGTTCGATTTGGTGATCCCCATGCTCAAGACGCAGGTCAAAAGCCGCCCGGTGCAAGGCGTCTTGCGCTCGGGCTGTTATGTCACGCACGACCATTGGAACTACGCCCGGTACCTCAAGCTTGTGGAAGCGCGTGAGGGCTTGAGCGCGTCGCTGCAACCCGCGCTGGAAGTCTGGGCCAAGGTGCAGTCGGTGCCCGAGCCGGGGCTGGCCATTTTGAATGCGGGACGGCGCGATCTGTCGTTTGACCAGTGCATGCCCATGCCGGTGCGATGGGCGGCACGCGGGCACAGCGGAGCAGGCGCCATGCAGGCCATGCCCGAGTCTTGGAAAGTTAAAGCGCTCAGCGACCAGCACGCCCACATGGTGTTTGATGCCCAAGGCGTCTGGCCACAGGTAGGCGACCGCGTGGCCCTGGGCATTTCTCACCCTTGCACCACTTTCGACAAATGGCGCTGGATGGCGATCATCGAAGACGATGGGCGCATCAGTGGGGCGATCAGCACGCATTTTTGAATGTTGAACCCGTGAGCCACAAAAAAAGGCCGCCACGCCTGACGAACGTGGCGGCCTTTTAGAAAGCTCACTTCAAACCGTTCAAGGCCTCGGCCGGGTAGCCGGGGCGGGTTTTGCAGTCTTCGATGTACTGCGCAATGATCGCTTCGTAGCTGGCATCGGCCCGCAAACCCAAAGCGTGCGCCCGCTCGAAGGTGCAGCCCTTGGCCCAGTTGTCCACGATGGCCGCGATGCGTTCGTCCTTTTCAAAGGTCACGCGGGCACGCACAGCCGGACCCGCGACTTTTTCAAGGGCCGCCAGCATGTCGCTGACCTTCACATTCAGGCCCGGCAGGTTCAGCGCCATGCGGCCACCAAAGGCTTCACGGCTGGCCTCGAACACGGTGATCAAACCATGCACGGTGTTGCCGGGCGAAGAGATGGGGTGTGACACATGGGCGTCCACCGGGCAGGTGGTGGCGGTGCCCGCCAAAGGCTCGCGGATGATGCCGCTGAAGAACGAAGACGCTGCGCCATTGGGTTTGCCTGGGCGCACAGCCACCGTCATCAGGCGGGCAGCGCGGCCGTCGATGTAGCCCTTGCGGGTGTAGTCGGCCACCATGTACTCGATCATCAGCTTGTGCGTGCCATACGACGTTTGCGGCGTGGGCAAAGTGGTGTCGGCCACCAGCGCAGGCATGGGGTTGGCCGCATCAGGGCCAAACACCGCCACCGAACTGGCAAACACCAGACGGGAAGCCTTGCCCGAAGCCCGGATGCTGTCCAGCAGCAAGCGCGAGCTGTCCACGTTGGAGCGCAAGCCCAGATCAAAGTCGAGTTCGCACTCGCCCGACACGGCAGACGCGAGGTGGAACACGCCGTCGAAGCCGCTCTTGAACAAATCACCTTGTTCAAGCATGGGGCCTGCATGGCCTTTGACGCGTGGGTCGGCCAGCAGGTCGGCGGGGGCGGGGAACAAGTCAGCAATCACCAATTCGGTGACGGTCTGGCCGCTGAGTTGGCCCTTTTTCAAAATCTCGCGGGCCAGTCGGGCACCCAAAAATCCGGCACCGCCGGTGATCAAAATACGCATGGTTTTTCCTTGGGAATCAGTGGTTGTCTTTGGGCACGGCCGCGCCGCGCTGGCCGACCAGAAAGTCCATGTCCGCGCCTTCGTCGGCTTGCAGCACATGGTCGATGTAAAGTTTCCAGTAGCCAGAGTTCATGGCAGGTGCGGGCTTTTCCCAGAGATTCAAGCGGCGTGCCAGTTCCTCGTCGCTGATCATCAACTGCAGTTTGCGCTCGGGCACATTGAGCGAGATCATGTCACCGTTTTGCACCACGGCCAGCGGTCCACCGGCAGCCGCTTCAGGGCTGGTGTGCAGCACCACGGTGCCGTAAGCGGTGCCGCTCATGCGGGCGTCCGAGATGCGCACCATGTCGGTGATGCCTTTGCGCAGCACCTTGGGTGGCAGCGGCATGTTGCCCACTTCGGCCATGCCGGGGTAGCCCTTGGGGCCGCAGTTTTTCAAGACCAGAATGCAGCTCTCGTCTACATCTAGGCTCTCGTCGTCGATGCGTTTGTGGAAATCGTCGCTGTCTTCAAACACCACGGCACGGCCTGTGTGCACCATCAGTGCGGGGGTGGCGGCGCTGGGCTTGATGACCGCGCCGCGAGGCGCCAGGTTGCCACGCAAAATGGCGATGCCGGCTTTCTCTTTGAAAGGCGCATCGTATTTTTTAATCACGCGTGGGTCGTAGTTGACTGCCGCTTCGTTGTTCTCGCGCACGGTCTTGCCGCTCACGGTGATGATGTTGTTGTGCAAGAGGCTTTCGATCTCTTTCATGACGACCGGCAAGCCGCCTGCGTAGCAAAAGTCTTCCATCAGGTGCTCGCCAGACGGCTGCATGTTCAAGATGCATGACATCTCGCTGCCCAGACGCTCAAAGTCGTCCAGGGTGAGTTTCAGGCCCAATCGACCGGCAATCGCGATCAAGTGGATGACGGCGTTGGTTGAGCCGCCAATGGCAGCCAGGGTGCGGATGGCGTTTTCAAAAGCTTCGCGGGTGAGCACTTTGCTGATGGTTTGGTCGGTGTGCACCATCTCGACGATGCGGCGGCCCGAGTCACGCGCCAACACATTGCGTCGGCCATCCACGGCAGGGAAGGTGGCATTGCCTGGCAAACCAATGCCCAAGGCTTCGACCATACAGGCCATGGTGCTGGCGGTGCCCATGGTCATGCAGTGGCCATGGCTGCGGTGCATGCAGCTTTCGGCGTCGAAGAAATCGGCCAGCTTGAGGGTGCCAGCACGCACTTGTTCGCTCATGCTCCACACGCCGGTGCCCGAGCCCAACTCTTGGCCGCGCCATTTGCCGTTCAGCATGGGGCCACCGCTGATACCAATGGTGGGCAGACCGACGCTGGAGGCGCCCATCAACAAGGATGGCGTGGTTTTGTCGCAGCCCATGAGCAGGACCACGCCGTCGATCGGGTTGCCGCGAATGCTCTCTTCCACGTCCATGCTGGCCAGGTTGCGGTAGAGCATGGCGGTGGGGCGCAGCAGGGTTTCGCCCAGTGACATCACGGGGAATTCGAGCGGGAAGCCGCCCGCCTCGTACACACCGATCTTGACCTGCTCGGCCAGGGTGCGAAAGTGCGAGTTGCAGGGCGTGAGTTCGCTGAAGGTGTTGCAGATGCCAATGACCGGACGGCCATCGAATTGGTCGTGTGGCACGCCTTTGCCCTTAACCCAGCTGCGGTAGGCAAAGCCATCGCGGTCTTGACGCCCAAACCATTGTTGGCTGCGCAGGTCTTCGGGTTTTTTGCGGGGTGGGCTGCCGTTGTTGTCGCTCATGGTGCGTATCCAGGTTGGGAGTGAATCGTGA is drawn from Limnohabitans sp. 63ED37-2 and contains these coding sequences:
- a CDS encoding sugar kinase codes for the protein MKNPSKTLDIVALGEAMIEFNQQLGQAPNEPPMYLQGFGGDTSNAAIAAARAGARVAYLSRLGTDRWGERLMDLWQNENVNTTRVLRDAQAPTGMYFVSHDAQGHHFSYARAGSAASHMQPQDLTHWHDAIVSSQWLHLSGISLAISASACDTALAAMAHAQSHGTRVALDSNLRLSLWPLARAQACIRQAVGLCDLFLPSLEDMTALTGLTQAADIIDWSHAQGAAQVVLKLGADGAVASDGHHQQKVPGHLVTAVDATGAGDCFAGNLLARLSVGDSLWDATAYANAAAALSVQGYGAVAPLPRQEDVLRHLNTLSKGSPT
- a CDS encoding alanine racemase, whose amino-acid sequence is MEHDFVLNSACKGFPLAAEPCAVSQLGARGWRLLDDALAYPVAVLRRPALAHNLAWMQAFVQRKGVALAPHGKTTMSPELFRMQLQAGAWGLTFANVHQLRVGLAAGAQRAIIANQLVSDADLDGLDLLLNQYPQARVWFLVDSLAQLRTLADWGARRGQPRCWDVLLELGIAGYRTGCRTHEQALALAQAMAESGVVRLGGVECYEGGLGQCDSAHDIEAVSALVRSVQALVQQIDEQHLWGGDEVLLSAGGSAVFDLVIPMLKTQVKSRPVQGVLRSGCYVTHDHWNYARYLKLVEAREGLSASLQPALEVWAKVQSVPEPGLAILNAGRRDLSFDQCMPMPVRWAARGHSGAGAMQAMPESWKVKALSDQHAHMVFDAQGVWPQVGDRVALGISHPCTTFDKWRWMAIIEDDGRISGAISTHF
- the denD gene encoding D-erythronate dehydrogenase — its product is MRILITGGAGFLGARLAREILKKGQLSGQTVTELVIADLFPAPADLLADPRVKGHAGPMLEQGDLFKSGFDGVFHLASAVSGECELDFDLGLRSNVDSSRLLLDSIRASGKASRLVFASSVAVFGPDAANPMPALVADTTLPTPQTSYGTHKLMIEYMVADYTRKGYIDGRAARLMTVAVRPGKPNGAASSFFSGIIREPLAGTATTCPVDAHVSHPISSPGNTVHGLITVFEASREAFGGRMALNLPGLNVKVSDMLAALEKVAGPAVRARVTFEKDERIAAIVDNWAKGCTFERAHALGLRADASYEAIIAQYIEDCKTRPGYPAEALNGLK
- a CDS encoding IlvD/Edd family dehydratase, producing the protein MSDNNGSPPRKKPEDLRSQQWFGRQDRDGFAYRSWVKGKGVPHDQFDGRPVIGICNTFSELTPCNSHFRTLAEQVKIGVYEAGGFPLEFPVMSLGETLLRPTAMLYRNLASMDVEESIRGNPIDGVVLLMGCDKTTPSLLMGASSVGLPTIGISGGPMLNGKWRGQELGSGTGVWSMSEQVRAGTLKLADFFDAESCMHRSHGHCMTMGTASTMACMVEALGIGLPGNATFPAVDGRRNVLARDSGRRIVEMVHTDQTISKVLTREAFENAIRTLAAIGGSTNAVIHLIAIAGRLGLKLTLDDFERLGSEMSCILNMQPSGEHLMEDFCYAGGLPVVMKEIESLLHNNIITVSGKTVRENNEAAVNYDPRVIKKYDAPFKEKAGIAILRGNLAPRGAVIKPSAATPALMVHTGRAVVFEDSDDFHKRIDDESLDVDESCILVLKNCGPKGYPGMAEVGNMPLPPKVLRKGITDMVRISDARMSGTAYGTVVLHTSPEAAAGGPLAVVQNGDMISLNVPERKLQLMISDEELARRLNLWEKPAPAMNSGYWKLYIDHVLQADEGADMDFLVGQRGAAVPKDNH